The Nocardiopsis changdeensis genome includes the window CGCGCGGGTGCCGACCTCGATCAGGCGGCGCAGCAGGGCGTGGTCGAACACGATGCGGGCGTAGTAGCCGGCGTTCGCGGCGGTGGGGATCGCGCTGGTGAGGGTCGTCAGGTACAGGGACCCTCCGGTGCGGGCGGACTCACCGCGGCGGGTGAGCTCGGCGTTAACCGAGACGATGTCGACGGGCTCGCCCTGGTCCATGAGCGAGCAGATCGTGGTGTAGATGACCTGGTGTGCGGGCCGGTAGAAGTGTCCGGCCGCCAGGACCGCCATGACGTCCACGGCGGCGTCGGCGGAGATCATCATCCCGCCGAGCACGGCCTGTTCGGCCTGGAGGTCGTGCGGGGGCATGCGGGTTTCGTCGGTATCGGTCATGCTGGTGTCTCCATCCCATGGGTGGGAGGGGCCGGACGTCGCCTGCAAGCTGAGCGTCCGGCCCCTGTGGTGTTTCCGGGGGTCGAATCAGGAAGAAGCGTCGGCGGGTGCCAGGCGGGCGGCCAGGTCCGGACGGCGCACCGGCCCGAACCGGTTGAGCAGCAGCTGGGCCATGCGCGGGTGCAGGAACGCGCACACCGGGCAGTCCAGCGGCTCGCGGTGCTCAGCACACACCGCGTCGGGGCCCGTGGGCTCGGATGTGCCTGCGCGGCCCTGAGGCGCACGCTCACGCCTAATCTCGCCAAGACGGTAGGTGAGGTCCTCCAAGCGGAAACCGTTGATGTAGGAGCTTGGAGAGCCCACCGGGCGCCCACGGCGGCGCGCATGTTCCAGCAGCGACTCGATGAGCTTCTCCGCTTCCTCCTTCGTCGCATCGGTGCGGCGCATCACGATCTCCGCAGCGGTTTCGCCGTTCTTAGCCGAAGGCTTCTCCTCCTCTTCATCAACCCAGCCCGACCCGGCACGGGCGGGAGCCTTCGCAGCCTCCTGTGACACCTGATGACGAGGAGCTGACAAGGACTGATGAGGAAGGGGTGCACTGGGCTGCACCCCATGGGGTGCACTGGGCTGCACCCCATGGGGTGCACTGGGCTGCACCCCACCAACGGGGGAGGGTGCACTGGGCTGCACCCCTTCCGAAATGCGGTTTTCCTCGGAGGGGGTTGCGGAGATGACGGTTGGGTCGGTCAGGTCATCCACCCCGACCCATGCCGTGGTGGGACCGTTGCCGTAGTCGAGACGGACGCGCAGCGGGGCCTTCTTCTTGCCCTCGCGGTCGGTGAGTTCCACGACTGTGGCCTTCTTGCCTGCGTGAACCACGGTGTTGCCGAGGCCGTACCAGCACACGAGCGAGTGGGCGCGGGAGCCAAGCCGCCAGCGTGCACGGGGAAGCCCGTCCTTGAAGAACCCCTCACGGTCGGCCAGTTCCTGCAACCGCCGACGAAGTTCGGCTCGATCCTCAGCCGTGACCTCACGAGCGGTGTAGGAGTCCAGGCGCCGGTCCTTCTTGGGACGCTCCGTTTCAGGGAAGGGCCGCCCGGTGCCGCCCCACAGGTCCCACGGGCCGTGGATACGCAGACGACTCACGGTCTGCTTGCCCTGTTCGTTGAAGCACTCCAACACGGAGAGATAGCCCGTGTCGGTGAGCGCTTTGAGGTGGTTCTGGGCCTGGCGGGTCTCCATCTCGGAGTCCGCTGCCAAGGTGTCGGGCTTGATCGCCCAGGACTTGGTGTCGTTGTCGACGGTGTCGGCGAGATTGGCCAGGATGAGCTTGCGGCCGGGGATCTTGCCGAAGGAGAGGCGGCGCACGTAGGCGTAGGCCTCAACACTCATGGGGGTCCGCTTTCTAGGCAGCCCTCGCACAGGTCACAGCACTTTCGGGTACCCAAAAGGTGCCCGATCGCTCCCCGTTCGGCTACAGTGGCCGATGTCTATCATCAGGGGCGAGCAGTACCGTGTTGCTTCGCGAGAGCAACCAGCTTGTCTTGGACGAGGCCCGGTTTGGTCGCCGGGCCTTCGTCATGTCTGGAGTGGTGAAGGTGGTCAGTCCCCCACCACGTGACGTGGGGACGACCCTACTGGAATCGCGCGTCTCCAGGGGTGACAGCTGGGCTGCTGGGCCTCCCAAGTCACACCAAAGCGCGAAAAGAACCCCGGATGGCGAAGGCCACCCGGGGTCTGTTGTTCAGAGTGAAGCTTCTACAGGTCGTAGACGAAGACCTGCCGGTCAGCGGGTGCGGCGATCTCGGTGATCTCCAGGACCTGGTCGTCGGTTCCCCGTGTGATCCGCTCGATCACCACCACGGCCACGTCACTGCTGATACCGAACAGCTCCTGCCATTCGGCGTCAGCCACACGCGCCGACACGCGGTCCTGCTGGCGCAGCTTGTGGCCGGCCTCCTCCATCCGCGCGTACATCCCGCCCGCACCGGTGTTCAGCTCGGCGAGCTGCGGGACCTGGTCGACCACGGCCGGGTGCAGGTACGTCACCGCGGTCTGGAGGAGCT containing:
- a CDS encoding UTRA domain-containing protein, coding for MIERTASNRMAARDQRGFYGDLEDAGVQPDVETKVRRSELNGPIADRLGVPQGTETVVRSRRMSGDGQLLQTAVTYLHPAVVDQVPQLAELNTGAGGMYARMEEAGHKLRQQDRVSARVADAEWQELFGISSDVAVVVIERITRGTDDQVLEITEIAAPADRQVFVYDL